A single window of Gloeomargarita sp. SKYB120 DNA harbors:
- the groL gene encoding chaperonin GroEL (60 kDa chaperone family; promotes refolding of misfolded polypeptides especially under stressful conditions; forms two stacked rings of heptamers to form a barrel-shaped 14mer; ends can be capped by GroES; misfolded proteins enter the barrel where they are refolded when GroES binds): MVKLISFDEASRQALERGVNAVADAVRVTLGPKGRNVVLEKKFGVPEVVNDGATIAKEIELSNPMENTGAQLLKEVAEKTADVAGDGTTTACLLAQAMIVEGMKNLSAGANPVNLKRGIDRAVAYLVEKIRETSRPVAGEMVKQVATLSAGNDPEVGQMISDAMDRVTKDGVITVEESKSLQTELEVVEGMEIDRGYISPYLVTDQENMVAEYENVRLLITDKKISAVADLVPVLEKINRLGQPLLIIAEDVEGEALATLVVNKMRGVLNVCAIKAPSFGDRRKAMLEDIAILTNGQFLAEDLGFKLDQVQPDMLGTARRVTVSKDRTVIVAGQDTQRQVQARIAQLKQELAETDSEFDREKLQERIAKLAGGVAVIKVGAATETELKEKKLRIEDALHATRAAVEEGIIPGGGATLVHLAKQLPTLAASLPDPEMRTGVEIVARAVTYPLRQIAENSGVNGAIVLEKVRQMDLPMGYNAVTGAYEDLIASGIIDPAKVTRTALENAASIAGMFLTTEALVVEKPEPKPARKPSPGAEEDF, from the coding sequence ATGGTGAAGTTGATCAGCTTTGACGAGGCGTCGCGCCAGGCTCTCGAGCGGGGGGTCAATGCCGTAGCCGATGCCGTGCGAGTGACCCTGGGGCCCAAAGGCCGCAACGTCGTGCTGGAGAAAAAATTCGGCGTGCCGGAGGTAGTCAACGACGGGGCCACGATTGCCAAGGAAATCGAACTGAGCAACCCCATGGAAAACACCGGCGCCCAACTGCTCAAGGAGGTGGCCGAAAAGACAGCGGATGTGGCCGGGGATGGCACGACCACTGCCTGTTTGCTGGCCCAGGCCATGATTGTTGAGGGGATGAAAAACCTATCGGCGGGCGCAAACCCAGTCAATCTCAAGCGGGGAATCGACCGTGCGGTAGCCTACCTTGTGGAGAAAATTCGGGAGACCAGCCGGCCCGTGGCAGGAGAAATGGTCAAGCAGGTGGCCACCCTGTCGGCGGGGAACGACCCCGAAGTGGGCCAGATGATCAGCGACGCCATGGACCGGGTGACCAAGGACGGGGTGATTACGGTGGAAGAATCCAAATCCCTGCAAACCGAGCTGGAAGTCGTGGAGGGGATGGAAATTGACCGGGGTTACATTTCCCCCTATCTGGTCACCGACCAGGAGAACATGGTGGCCGAGTACGAGAACGTGCGGCTGTTGATTACCGATAAAAAAATTAGCGCGGTGGCCGACCTGGTGCCAGTTTTGGAAAAGATCAACCGCCTAGGGCAACCCCTTTTAATCATTGCCGAGGACGTGGAAGGCGAGGCCCTGGCGACTCTAGTGGTGAACAAGATGCGAGGCGTATTAAACGTCTGTGCCATCAAAGCGCCCTCGTTTGGCGACCGGCGCAAGGCCATGCTAGAGGACATTGCCATTCTGACCAACGGGCAATTCCTGGCGGAGGACCTGGGCTTCAAGCTCGACCAGGTGCAACCCGATATGCTAGGCACGGCCCGACGGGTGACCGTCAGCAAAGACCGCACAGTGATTGTGGCCGGTCAAGACACCCAGCGCCAGGTGCAGGCCCGTATTGCCCAACTCAAGCAGGAACTGGCCGAGACTGACTCTGAGTTTGACAGGGAAAAACTACAAGAGCGCATCGCCAAACTTGCTGGTGGTGTTGCAGTGATCAAGGTGGGGGCGGCCACCGAGACCGAACTCAAGGAGAAGAAGTTGCGCATTGAAGACGCCCTGCACGCCACCCGGGCTGCCGTTGAGGAAGGGATTATTCCTGGCGGTGGTGCGACGCTCGTGCATCTAGCCAAACAGCTCCCGACCCTAGCGGCCTCGCTCCCCGACCCAGAAATGCGAACCGGTGTGGAGATTGTGGCGCGGGCGGTGACCTATCCCCTGCGACAAATTGCCGAAAACAGTGGCGTCAACGGGGCCATTGTTCTCGAAAAAGTCCGGCAGATGGATTTACCGATGGGGTACAACGCCGTGACCGGCGCCTACGAAGACCTAATTGCCTCAGGCATTATAGACCCAGCCAAAGTGACCCGTACCGCTTTGGAAAATGCTGCTTCCATCGCCGGCATGTTCCTGACCACGGAAGCCCTGGTAGTGGAGAAACCGGAGCCGAAGCCAGCGCGGAAACCCAGCCCTGGCGCTGAAGAGGACTTCTAA